From the genome of Brassica oleracea var. oleracea cultivar TO1000 chromosome C4, BOL, whole genome shotgun sequence:
ACTTCCAACTCTTGCAACCTACAATCCTCAGCAGAACATCTAAACTCAAAGAGACTTTGCAACTCTTCCACCGAAGTACCCTGGTAACTTTCGGGAATCTGGTTTAAGAACTCTGAGAAGAATCTCTCAGATTCCTTCTTAATGTCTGAGTGGGTAGAGACTGTGTTACCATCCGAACATCTGAGCTCACGAATAGCGTTCTGAGCCTGCCTGCTTTTGATAGAATTGTGGAACATCTTATTGTTCTGATCCCCCACATCTAACCAATGAAGCTTCGCCCGCTGCTTGAGAAAGTCCTCTTCTAAACCCGCTACATGTAGCCATTTTCCATACGCATCAGCCTCCTCTTGAATGGAACTACTACACGGATTTAATAGGGTCTGATTCTGCTTGTCACAAAGAATAACATGCGCCTCTTTTGCTCTCTTTGATAGGTTGCCTAGCTTCTCACGACCCAACTCCCTGATAAGAGGCTTCAAGGCTTTCAGTTTTTTTGAGAATCTAAACATCGCAGAAGTGGAATGAAAAGTATTTTCTGTTGTGTCCCAATACTCCTTTACCATAGGAAGAAACTGAGGGAGACTTCCTATGGCGTTGACATACTTGAAAGGTCTTCGGATTTTTTCACTAGGTGCCAACAGTTGAATCTTGCATCTCATATGATCTGAGCATCCTCCTGACTCAAATTCCGAAAATGCACTTGGAAATATTTGCAGCCCAACATCATTTATCAACACTCTATCTAACTTCTTGCAGATCACTCCCTCTTCTCTTTTATTACACCATGTAAACAATGGACCTGGTAGCCCATGTCTGACAGATTACAGTGAAGCACCATACTTTGAAAGTCTCTCATTCCACAAGGAAGCCTTCCCAAATCAGTGAATCCTGAGTTTTCCTCACCTTCTAATATTTCGTTGAAGTCTCCCATAAGCATCCACGCCTTATTTTGGAACAATGGGGAATTCTTGTGGTGACAAATATCCTCCCATAACTCCTTCCTACCTTCCACCAAATTACTTGCATAAATGAAGGTGCAGAAGAACTCCTCTTCACCTTGAATACCCACGGAACATGTAATCATTTGATCTGATTTGTAAACCAGAGTGACACAGATTGTATCCTTCCAGACTAGCCAGTTTCGACCCCCTTGACTGTGCTCATAGTTTGTAATAGAACTCCAATCTCGAAACACCTTCTTTAAAATCCTTTCTACCTTTCTTTCTTTTACCCTTGTCTCCAAAATACATCCAAATTTCAAATCATTTCCATTTACCCAATCTCTTACCACGGAATGCTTCAAAGGTTTGTTGAATCCGCGCACATTCCAGAAGAAACACGACATAATTATAGATTTCGTCGAGAAGACCTTGTGCTCATGAGATTTGCATCTTGAGCTATAGCCTTCCGACCTCTCTTCTTCCCCTTTTTCTGTACTGACTTATCCTTCTCTTTACTCTGCTGATCCAGGATGTGATCTTCCAACAGATCCGCATCAGAATCCCCCTCTGGCTCACTAACTTCAACTTCATTCATTTGATTTCCTTGCTGCTTTTCTACCGGAATTTCCCCTTCCTCTACTTCATCACTTAGAATGGAAAACTTTGAAGCAGATACCATGACTTCATCAGTTGGCTTACTTGGTGATTGTACCTGAGCTCTACCCACTTTAGATGGAGATACTAGCGACCAAGCTTTTTCTGAAGCCTCCTGAGTCACCACAGTATCTGACACTGCCCTCCCTGCAATAGTTTCTTTACTGCCCTCTTCCTCCATTACTTTCTCATTGACATTTGCCACAACTTCTGTATTGACATCAGCCGGACCATCTATTCGAATGTTGCTTCTTTCATTTAGCTTCTTCCCTTTGTTCTTCATCACACATACTTTCTCCACATGCCCCCATTTTTCACACAAGTTACATCTCGAAGGTAGCCATGGGTAGTGAAATTCCACCATAAATTCCTTCCCATTCTTTGTAAAGTTGATTTTCTTTGGTAAGGCTTTAGAGACATCAACATTTACAAACACCTTGGCTTTTTCGAAGTTTGAACACGCCACAATTTCAGGGTGAAGTCTAGCAGAGAATCCAACATCACTAGTGATGAAACTGAGACCCTTCCACGAATACATGTGAAGAGGGACTTTCCTGAGATGAACCCACATGGGAATCGCCTCTTCATCCTGCTTTTCTTCCTCCGTTTTTGGTGTCCATTTCGTGACCACCATTGGCACACCAGCAATGTTCCACATACCTCTTCTTAGAACCTTCTCTCTTGCTTTTGGATTGGAGACCCTAAAGCGCATAGTTGTAGCATATACTTCATAGACTTCCACCTTTGAATCTAGCTCACCATAACTCCAAATCTTGTTTAGCACCATATGGACCTTAGCTACATGAGGCGCCAGATCCAAAAACTTCCCCACTATGAAATCTTCCCAAAGCGAAGTTGAATCAGAGATAACCTCGTTCGGAATCTCCACCGTATGCTTCTCATCCTTCGCTGACACATCGATGTCGTATTTCTGCAAAACCTTCTTATCTTTGGCCGCTGAGACCCAACTCTTCAAGTCCAGAACTTTCTTGTCTACCCCATCTTCCTCCCGATCTACTAGAACCTCCTCTCGAACAACCACAACCTCCTCACGATTAACCTCAACCCCCTTGCCCACCAAATCACTACCCAGAAGATCAGATCGATCCGGCGGAATAGCCGAATCAGAACTCAGATCGGAAATCGCACTCAGAGTTGCCTTTTCGCCTCTTCTCTCAAAACTCAGCGTTCTCTTATGTAATGTATTCCACTAGCTTGTTTCACAGTTGACACTAATCACATTTACTTGATTCGATTTACGTGTCTCTCGTTTTGCTGTCATCCTTTCAACATTTAGAATCTTCGTCGCTAACATAGTTTGCTTTCGAGTTTATGTACTCTGTAATCCTTTTCGATTTGCCGTAGAAAAACAAACCGATAAGTAAACCGGTTCAGAAAATAAACCGTAAACTGGATTTAGTCTGACCCCAAAAAAAATCCCCGATCCGAATCTACCAAATCTCCGCCTCTTCCGTTGCAGTTCCCAAGGCAGAGAGAGACGAAACAGTTAGAGAGAAGTTGAGAGAGAGAGAGAGAGAGAGTGCTTCCATGGAATCCGAACCCGCGGTTGGTGTCTCTGCATCAGCACCACCACCACCAGCCACCGATGATCTCCAATCGAGCAACGCATCGTCTCCAGCCGACGCCGCCGCGCGTTTGATCCACGCCGTGGAGCAGCGCCAACAGCATCTTCTCGACAAGACGGTGCCTCACGTTCTCTACCGATGGATCGCCTGCCTCGTCGTCGTGTTGATCTACTTCGTTCGCGTCTACTTGGTGGAAGGCTTCTACATCATCACCTACGCAATCGGAATCTACCTTCTGAACCTCATCATCGCCTTCCTCTCCCCTCAAGAAGATCCCGAGGCTTCGCTCAGCGGCGGGACGCTTCCTACTCGTAGATCGGATGAGTATCGACCGTTCGTTCGCCGTCTCCCCGAGTTCAAATTCTGGTAACAGATCTCTTGATAGCAATTGATTGAATTGTTAGATCTCATCGTGTTGAAATTGAGCATGGCCACTGAATCTTTAGAATCACTGTATCGACTTGTATGCTATGATGATTACTTGCTTGTTGAGGTTCTCTCGGTTACTGTAGACTTTGATATAATTGATTGAGCATTTTTGCAGAGAAGCTTCAGCAATCAACAAGTTTTATCTCTAGAGTACATATCATTCTTGCGTTTGTTATTTGTTTCTTGTATTATCTTCTTACATCCTCCGTTGTAACAGATGCCGTTTTGGAGTTTGTCACTGTTTGATTGATTCATTTTTTGTGTGTGTGTGTTTTGTCTAGGTTATCGATCATTAGGGCATTTGTCATCGGTTTTATGATGACGTTCTTTGAGGTCTTTGACGTACCTGTTTTCTGGCCAATACTTCTTTTCTACTGGGTGATGCTTTTTATCCTCACCATGAGGAAACAGATACAGCATATGATCAAATACAGATATGTTCCTTTCTCTTTCGGCAAACAGGTATGTGTTTTTTTCTGTTGTACTTTGCAGAATGTTGCGTACTTGACAATAGTTTTGTAACTTTTGTCCTCGGTTTCATCTTCTAGCAGAAATATGGAAAGAAACCTGCTCCAGCAGAGAGCAGTGAATGATCAAATCAACCGTTCTGTTCAGCAGGTCTTTTCTTTTCTTTTGATTGCCTGAAACTTTGTTAGGGATGAAATAGAAGAAACAATCAAGCAGGTAGACCCTCGTAGCCTGTCTCAGACAAGTGTTTTTTTTACTCTTTTATCACCCTGACTATGTACTGGTTTCACCCGAAGACAATGTATCTTATTATTCCAGTTTTTTGTCAGTGAGAATAATGTTTTTTGTACTTGACTCGTAACCATCATGGTGGAAGCATGGACAAAGCGTGTGTGCGGTTCAATCGATGTTCACCAAAATAGTCCTCGTTTTGAAAGAAGAGGGTAACTTAGACAAAACATGAACTATCTCCAGCGACAGAAGCTCAAAATAGGGAGTTAAAACACCCAAACGTAGGAGCCAGAAAGAAACGAGATTACAAAGACTCTAAGAACAAGGTTTATAATTTGATTGATAAGATGTTTCAGTGAATGAGAATGATACTCTGTTACTCGGAATCTAGAGGAACGACTAGTTGATAAACAGTTCGCTAATTACAAATTCATCATCACTTAGTAAAACGAAATAATTTTAGTAAGAAGTACACACTAATCTCCCTATTTCGAGCTTCTGTTGGTGGAGACAGTTCATGTTTTCTATATAGTACCCTTAAAGATCTCTATGTGACGATTGTAGTGATAGAGTTTCAATCTTGGTTTGCTTAAAAACCATTATATAAATTATATTTTTATTAGTATAATTAACAGATCTCAACCAACATGACTTTGATATTCTTAACTAGCCAAATTCAGATAAATTGTATTGTTAATTTAGATTGTAATATATTTTAATATAATTATGTATATTTCTGTTATTAATTATTATGATTTTAATTAAAATAAGGTTTTAAATTGAAACTACAAAACTGAAAATAAGGAAAAAAGCATTTTTTTTCAAAAACATATTAAATAAAATTTTCTTTTTGGATTAATATTTTTTCAAAAAAAAATCATCAAAACATCCAAAAAACATATTAAAAACAAATTAAACTTTAAGATATGTTTCAAAAAAATATTAATAAAAACAAAAATTTCTCTCATATATTTTAATCAACATCTTTATTTCTATAATTATCCACTACTAGGTGCAGACTAACAAATACACCCAACATATTTTAAATTAATATTATATATAAATTATCTAATTTAAATATTTATATTGATTATTGATTTAAAAGAAATGCTCATATTGACAATTAAATAATAAATTATGTTATCATTTTTGTTTAGGGAGTGTAGATCTTGGATCAAAATTTTCTCCTTAATAATAACCTAATTATCATTAAGCAACTTAGATCCAGAATCTAAGACTTCTTGTAGTTCTGACTAAAAAGAATTTTAGTGGCACTAAGGCATTAAAGGCAATTCCAACTAGTAAATCAACAACAAAATAACAATAGCCAATTGACATTATATATTATCAACAATTTAAATTGTAGAAACTTTACCACAAAAAAAAAAACAAAGAGAATAAATTATAAAACATTACCTTCATCTTTTTTTGCACACAAACAAATCAACCAAAATATAAGATGAAATTAAGTATGATATAATCACTAGAATTTATCTATGTTAATTTATTAATTATCTCAAGTATATCTTGATAAATATATATTAAGATAGATACTGTTTAATATTAGCAAAACAAAGTATAATATAATTTAACTATGAAATATCTTGACGGGATGAGGTAGCTCACTTGGTAAGGACCCTGTAGGCCAATTGTCATGCTCACAGGTTCGACGCCAGGCGGAGGTGAACTGCCCATTCTGTCACCAAATGCGGTACTGGGTGTTGGGCCTTGTTCCCAGCCCAGGCAAAGCCCTCCCGGGTGAAGTGGACCGCTTCCTAACCGGACCCAGGGGAATGACCCACGTAAGTGGGGAACCCCTGGATCATAAAAAAAAAAAAAAAAACTATGAAATATCTTTCATTTGTTCGGTGTTATTTTTTCTGAAGTGAGAAATTATAACTGCATTGAGAATCAATACTATAAAAAAGATGCACAAATTGGACCAACTTATTTCTAAGTAGAATTTTTTTAAAATACTATATAACTAGATGAGAACTCATGCATATGCGCGAAGGGAGGTTTTATACTAATGTGTTAACTAAAGATTATAAAATGACGAATACAAATGTTGGTTTCTTAAATGTATCATCGTTGTTGAAGAATTAACGTATTACACTCATTATAATTATTTTTAAGACTTCATATGCACAGAAAAAAATAGTTTGGCGGCTGACACAAATCATAAAAACCAGATAGCAACATCGATTGTAAAATGACAAAATGAGATTAGGTTTTATGTTCTCGATTTGTTTACTATTGACTCTCCCTAAGTGATTTCATTTTCTACTATAAAACTGTGTTTTCGTTTTCGTTTTTGTTTCACTGATATGTGTTTTGTATCTTTTTTTAACTTCTTCTGTGAATTCGGTGAATTACATAAGTGTCAGTTTAAAAACATGGACTTCTGTAAAAATTATTTCTGTTCCAGATACATATATAAGAATCAAATTTTTGAAGAAAATACCGGCAAACTCCATTCACAGGTTAGTGTTCAAATTTAATATATCAACTTGTTATAGAATATAAGTGCACACTCGAAATATATATGTATGTCTAGTATATATTCACCAGTTCGATCTAAAAATCATCTAATCTTGAAACAATAAAACAAAATTACTTATTTTATTAACCTATGCTTTTGAGGTTTAGTTACTTAAGAATATACCGATAAAAGTATATATAATACTTTACCATTCTAGTATATGTGAACTATGTATAAAGTAAGAATTGTTTGATTTATTAAATGATAAACCAAAAAACTTATAATAAATAGTTCAAAACTCTTATTCTTACAATTATAATAGCTAGATAGAGTATTAGGGATAAACAAATATTAGACGAATGATTAAATCTCTCATTTTTCGAACGAACTCAAAAGAAGCTGATTGGAATCTTGTCATGATATTTCATTAAAAGCTTTTTAGAAATAAAAATCAAGACTAAAATATTTAATCTGAATGAAATAATATATATATATATATATATATATATGCTTCCAATATTAAAAATCACTTCAATTTGAAGAAGTGTATTTATGGGATTGTCAAGATCAAATTACATATTAGAAACCATCTATTTGAAAAATAATTTGTATACATAAAAATATATACATTAGAGTAAGCACAAAAATAAAAAAAAATACATTTTGTTTATTTACAATCATGTTTTTGTTAAATAAATCAAAACAATCATTTTATTTACTTTATATGTTACATAATTAAAATTAGTGATATTGACATATATATATATATATAATATTTTGATATAAATATTTATTATTGATGTTTTCTACTCATATGATTTTATTAACATTTGTATATTTGCTGTAACAAAAATTTAAACTGTTAATCACAAAACTTTTAATGTGAGATTTATCAATACAAATTTCAAAATTAAAATATTAAAATCTTAATAATTTTTCAATGCAAATTTTTCAATTAATATATTTTTATATTTTTATATATAATTTAATTTAAATGAATGGAAGAGAGGAGAATAAAAAGTGTAGATTTAGCCAGTTTATCTGTTGCAGAATTTGAAAGTCTAGCTGGGAACTTAAAAGAGACAGAACTGAAAGATGAAAATAGATACGTTGGCAAAAAAAGAAAAAAAAGATGAAAATAGATGATCGATGTCCTTCATGATCCCGTAGAGACCCGCCGAAGAAGTTGTTGAGGTAAGCGCTGCAAAGAGCGATTGACAATCTGTGTTGAAATAAATTTTTGAGTAATCCAAAGAGAGGGCTGTAAGTAGTGCTCATCGTAGTGCCAAGGCTTCCGCTATCAGCGGTGAAGGGGCATTTCTCCCCACTCGGGAAGCTTGAGAGATAATAATCCCCTGTTTATTCTTGAAGATGCAACCAAGCCGCCATGTTAGTATCACTTTTCCAAGCTGCATCTGACCAAGTGGAACGATTAATTCACAACTTACAACCAAACTTGAACCATTGGTTCGAAGTCACATGCTACTTTGTTTCCCCATTTTGTACTGCGACCTCCAGTACACAAGATGGAGACTATTGTGATGTTGTAAAAGATGTACCACCCACTATAGTTTTCATTTACTCTGTTAAATTCTTATCTATAGTTTTCCCTGATAACACAGAATAACTATTTATAATATCGTATTTAGGACATAAATTATTCCGCTTTAACAAGATTAAACTTAAGATTACTGAATAGCCATATGGCTGAATAGTAAGAACTATTAGGTCAGCATATCTATCGCTAGCAGAACCTAAAACATTGTGATTTTCTAATAATACAATTTTTATGTCACATTATTATCTGACCCGCTCAAAGCCTTAAAACTAAACTTTCTTATTTGAATCTGAATGTATTTAAAACATTAGTTTGGTGATGGAAACATTTGTTAAGATATATCATAAACAAAAGTTTTAAATACAATATGTGAGCATAGATGAAGAGTGGGAACTTTCGGTGGAGGAAAAGAAACATCAAACACGTTTTTTGGAAGAATAAAAGGGATTTCGTCAGCTTTCCGTCTTTGACTTTGAGTGTCTCTCAGTCAAGTTTTGTGTGTACTTGATTTTCTAAACTCTCTTTTTGTAGCGCCTCTAATTCTTTTATTTTGATTAATTGCAACTTTATTTTCCAACATATTTTATTTAAAAACTAATCAGTAAAATACTAACATCTAGAAAGCTAATTAACAGTCATCTATAATCCGTCATTTTTACAAATTGCATAAACATTTATAAACAAAAATGAAATGAAAATCTATGTATATTTTCAATTGTGATTATTTTAGTTCTGGTATCAGTGAAATCCAAAGACAATCAAACCAACTAAACTAGTGAGTTTTTCAACAAAAATATTTCTCCATCTTCGCCTATTATTACTGAAATCGACAACCTACAGTAAAGGGCTGTTTGTTTCACCATTTGTCATCTCCATCCAAATGATTCATTTGTATGATCTATTCAAATGATCCATTCAGATTTTTGTGATTGTTTGTTTGTCCATCCACATAGCTCATCAATGGATCTTATGTTTGTTTCTTTATTTTCATTTTCATTCAAATGAGTTTAGTAAAGAAATTACCTTTTTGCGGTTTTGGCGGGAAAACGCGTTTTTGCGGTTTTGGCTAGAAAACAAGTTTTTGCGGTTTTGGCGGGAAAACACGTTTTTGGCGAGAAAACATGTTTTTGCGGTTTTGGAGGGAACCACATTTTTGTGATTTTGGCGGAAAAAAGCGTTTTTGCGGTTTTGTCGGGAAAACACGTTTTTGGCGAGAAAACACATTTTTTGCGTGCAGCAAGATTTGCGTTTTTGGAGGAAAACACATTTTTGCGATTTTGGCGGGAAAACATGCTATTGCGGTTTTGGCGGGAAAACGCGTTTTTTGCGGTTTTGGCAGGAAAACACGTTTTTGCGGTTTTGGCGAGAAAACACGTTTTTACTGTTTTGGCGGGAAAACGCGTTTTTGCGGTTTTGGCGGAAAAACGCGTTTTCCAGTTTTGGCTNNNNNNNNNNNNNNNNNNNNNNNNNNNNNNNNNNNNNNNNNNNNNNNNNNNNNNNNNNNNNNNNNNNNNNNNNNNNNNNNNNNNNNNNNNNNNNNNNNNNNNNNNNNNNNNNNNNNNNNNNNNNNNNNNNNNNNNNNNNNNNNNNNNNNNNNNNNNNNNNNNNNNCGGGAAAACGAGATTTTTCGGTTTTGGCGGGAAAATACAAATTTTCGGTTTTGGCAAGATAACACGTTTTTTGGTTTTGGCGGAAAAACACATTTTTTGGTTTTGGCGGGGAAAAAAGTTTNNNNNNNNNNNNNNNNNNNNNNNNNNNNNNNNNNNNNNNNNNNNNNNNNNNNNNNNNNNNNNNNNNNNNGTTGGCGTGAAAACATTTTTTTGTGATTTTGGCATGAAAACATGTTTTCGGTTTTTGCGGAAAAACACGTTTTTGCAATTTTGACGGGAAAATATTTTTTTGCAATTTTAGCGGAAAAATGCGTTTTGGGGTTTTGGCGTGAAAAAGTAGTTTTTAGCACGGGAAAAAGTGTTTTTATAGTTTTGTCAGTTTTCGTTTGTGATAAAAATGTTATTATGTTTAGGTTTGTAATTTGTGAATTACATTAGGGGTATAATAGACATTATACCAT
Proteins encoded in this window:
- the LOC106337271 gene encoding protein RER1C isoform X1 → MESEPAVGVSASAPPPPATDDLQSSNASSPADAAARLIHAVEQRQQHLLDKTVPHVLYRWIACLVVVLIYFVRVYLVEGFYIITYAIGIYLLNLIIAFLSPQEDPEASLSGGTLPTRRSDEYRPFVRRLPEFKFWLSIIRAFVIGFMMTFFEVFDVPVFWPILLFYWVMLFILTMRKQIQHMIKYRYVPFSFGKQQKYGKKPAPAESSE
- the LOC106337271 gene encoding protein RER1C isoform X2, which encodes MESEPAVGVSASAPPPPATDDLQSSNASSPADAAARLIHAVEQRQQHLLDKTVPHVLYRWIACLVVVLIYFVRVYLVEGFYIITYAIGIYLLNLIIAFLSPQEDPEASLSGGTLPTRRSDEYRPFVRRLPEFKFWLSIIRAFVIGFMMTFFEVFDVPVFWPILLFYWVMLFILTMRKQIQHMIKYRYVPFSFGKQKYGKKPAPAESSE
- the LOC106338915 gene encoding uncharacterized protein LOC106338915; protein product: MTAKRETRKSNQRTLSFERRGEKATLSAISDLSSDSAIPPDRSDLLGSDLVGKGVEVNREEVVVVREEVLVDREEDGVDKKVLDLKSWVSAAKDKKVLQKYDIDVSAKDEKHTVEIPNEVISDSTSLWEDFIVGKFLDLAPHVAKVHMVLNKIWSYGELDSKVEVYEVYATTMRFRVSNPKAREKVLRRGMWNIAGVPMVVTKWTPKTEEEKQDEEAIPMWVHLRKVPLHMYSWKGLSFITSDVGFSARLHPEIVACSNFEKAKVFVNVDVSKALPKKINFTKNGKEFMVEFHYPWLPSRCNLCEKWGHVEKVCVMKNKGKKLNERSNIRIDGPADVNTEVVANVNEKVMEEEGSKETIAGRAVSDTVVTQEASEKAWSLVSPSKVGRAQVQSPSKPTDEVMVSASKFSILSDEVEEGEIPVEKQQGNQMNEVEVSEPEGDSDADLLEDHILDQQSKEKDKSVQKKGKKRGRKAIAQDANLMSTSQGGRNWLVWKDTICVTLVYKSDQMITCSVGIQGEEEFFCTFIYASNLVEGRKELWEDICHHKNSPLFQNKAWMLMGDFNEILEGEENSGFTDLGRLPCGMRDFQSPLFTWCNKREEGVICKKLDRVLINDVGLQIFPSAFSEFESGGCSDHMRCKIQLLAPSEKIRRPFKYVNAIGSLPQFLPMVKEYWDTTENTFHSTSAMFRFSKKLKALKPLIRELGREKLGNLSKRAKEAHVILCDKQNQTLLNPCSSSIQEEADAYGKWLHVAGLEEDFLKQRAKLHWLDVGDQNNKMFHNSIKSRQAQNAIRELRCSDGNTVSTHSDIKKESERFFSEFLNQIPESYQGTSVEELQSLFEFRCSAEDCRLQELEVTEEEVRKVLFSMPSYKSPGPDGFPCEFFKATWSVLGKEFIIAVQSVFRSVPKKTDSMEMKDYRPIACCNVLYKVVSKILANRLKGLLHRVITENQSAFVKGRLLMKNVLLASELVKNYHREEVSPRCMMKIDISKAFDSVQWSFVLKSLEALGVPEKFIHWIKLCITTPSFSVQVNGDLAGYFQSSRGLRQGCSRSPYLFVLCMNILSHKIDKAVEQGKFKFHPRAITYSSLFCGRPDCVRRSIEKSTVYMAGVSVEEKRRILNNFPFADGDLPVRYLGLPLMTQGMKKQDYLPLVEKIRSRINSWTCRFLSYAGRLQLIKSVLMSIVNFWAGGYRLPSK